The proteins below come from a single Acidimicrobiia bacterium genomic window:
- a CDS encoding vitamin B12-dependent ribonucleotide reductase has translation MTPVEEQQSMAQGLKIERRFTTEGISPYDTVTWSKRDSRITNPDGSVVFEMKGAEIPSGWSQVAADIMVSKYFRKAGVPQVDDDGNAILDDNGDPVLGPERSARQVVDRLTATWRWWGEEHGYFDSPNDAQVFEDELAYMLLHQMAAPNSPQWFNTGLHHRYGITGPEQGFWFVDPETDAITPSKDSYSRPAPHACFIQSVEDDLVNPGGIMDLWVREARLFKFGSGTGSNFSSLRAEGEPLSGGGKSSGLMSFLKVGDRAAGAIKSGGTTRRAAKMVILDVDHPDIETFVAWKANEEQKVKALIAAGYPADFNGEAYATVSGQNSNNSIRMTNDFLEAVNNDGDWHLTRRTDGETMRTVRARDLWRQIAEAAWASADPGVQFHTTINEWHTSPAGGEIRASNPCSEYMFLDNTACNLASLNLGKFYDDASGEFGLDDYRYAIRLWTVVLEISVTMAHFPSKEIARGSYDYRTLGLGYANLGSVLIRMGIAYDSDQGRAIAGALTAILTGYAYAASAEMASVVGAFPRYEENDAAMTRVIQNHRRAAYGAEQFEYDRISHTVVGIDQRLCPVAMLDMAHDAWDTAYELGRVHGYRNAQTTVLAPTGTIGLLMDCDTTGVEPDFALVKFKKLAGGGYFKIANQSIRPALAKLGYSDTEIASIIDYVVGTMTLETSPHINTRTLLARGFSKTDIAKIEKTLPGVFELGFAFNQWTLGEDTMHRLGFTPDEYNGLGFNMLKALGFTQDEISEANDIVCGRQTIEGAPGLKDEHLVIFDTANRNGRHGERFIHHKGHIRMMAAAQPFITGAISKTINMPNEATIDDIEESYELSWKLGLKAMALYRDGSKASQPLSATSDEGTGDDEPPEISDAIDREVDIFAGLFQPGISPTQAYDSVPRPRFLLPARRSGFTQEARVGGHKVFLRTGEYEDGTLGEVFVDLAKEGATLRGILSCFAIAVSKGLQYGVPLEEYVDTFTFQTFEPRGMVEGHPNIKMANSIVDYVFRALGVEYLHRDELAQVPPDRSGELPEPPSGMAVDAGFQLDLTDAAMESDIDAQVRAARFTDSDQVPSTSNGSQLARQPATTTADAAAMAAGAVQTAGVQALLADKMGDAPLCDTCGHITVRNGSCYRCLNCGDSKGCS, from the coding sequence GTGACCCCCGTCGAGGAGCAACAATCCATGGCACAGGGCCTCAAGATCGAGCGTCGTTTCACCACCGAGGGCATCAGCCCCTACGACACGGTCACATGGTCCAAACGAGACTCCCGGATCACCAACCCCGACGGATCGGTTGTGTTCGAGATGAAGGGTGCCGAGATTCCGTCGGGATGGTCGCAGGTCGCCGCCGACATCATGGTGTCGAAGTACTTCCGTAAGGCGGGGGTTCCCCAGGTCGACGACGACGGCAATGCCATTCTCGACGACAACGGTGATCCGGTCCTCGGCCCCGAACGGTCGGCACGCCAGGTCGTCGATCGTCTCACCGCCACCTGGCGCTGGTGGGGTGAGGAACACGGCTATTTCGACTCGCCCAACGACGCGCAGGTCTTCGAGGACGAACTTGCATACATGCTGCTGCACCAGATGGCAGCGCCCAACTCCCCCCAATGGTTCAACACGGGTCTGCATCATCGCTACGGCATCACGGGACCCGAACAGGGCTTCTGGTTCGTCGATCCCGAGACCGATGCCATCACACCATCGAAGGATTCGTACAGCCGCCCCGCACCGCACGCCTGCTTCATCCAGTCCGTCGAAGATGATCTCGTGAATCCCGGTGGCATCATGGATCTGTGGGTGCGCGAGGCGCGGCTGTTCAAGTTCGGTTCCGGCACCGGCTCGAACTTCTCAAGCCTGCGGGCCGAAGGCGAACCGCTTTCGGGTGGTGGCAAGTCGTCCGGGCTGATGTCGTTCCTCAAGGTCGGCGACAGGGCGGCAGGCGCCATCAAGTCCGGCGGAACGACGCGGCGCGCCGCGAAGATGGTAATTCTCGATGTCGACCATCCGGATATCGAGACCTTTGTCGCTTGGAAGGCCAACGAAGAGCAGAAGGTCAAGGCACTGATCGCTGCTGGCTATCCCGCGGACTTCAACGGCGAGGCATACGCCACCGTGTCGGGCCAGAACTCGAACAACTCGATACGGATGACCAACGACTTCCTCGAGGCCGTGAACAACGACGGGGACTGGCACCTCACCCGACGCACGGATGGCGAGACAATGCGTACCGTCAGAGCAAGGGACCTGTGGCGTCAGATCGCAGAAGCCGCATGGGCATCGGCGGACCCCGGGGTTCAGTTCCACACAACCATCAACGAGTGGCACACCTCCCCCGCAGGCGGCGAGATCAGGGCGTCGAATCCCTGCTCGGAGTACATGTTCCTCGACAACACCGCATGCAACCTCGCGTCGTTGAACCTCGGGAAGTTCTACGACGACGCGTCGGGCGAGTTCGGCCTCGACGACTACCGCTACGCAATCCGCCTGTGGACCGTTGTACTCGAGATCTCCGTCACCATGGCCCACTTCCCGTCGAAAGAGATCGCACGAGGTTCCTACGACTATCGGACCCTCGGCCTCGGCTACGCCAACCTCGGCTCCGTCCTGATACGGATGGGCATTGCCTACGACTCCGATCAGGGCAGGGCAATCGCGGGTGCGCTGACCGCAATCCTCACCGGCTACGCGTATGCCGCGTCGGCCGAAATGGCAAGCGTCGTTGGTGCCTTCCCCCGGTACGAGGAGAACGACGCCGCGATGACGAGGGTGATCCAGAACCACCGACGCGCCGCGTATGGAGCCGAGCAGTTCGAGTACGACCGGATCAGCCACACCGTGGTCGGCATCGACCAACGGCTGTGCCCTGTGGCGATGCTCGACATGGCCCACGACGCATGGGACACGGCGTACGAACTGGGCCGTGTTCACGGATACCGGAACGCGCAGACGACCGTCCTCGCACCAACCGGCACGATCGGCCTGTTGATGGATTGCGACACGACCGGTGTCGAACCCGACTTTGCGTTGGTCAAGTTCAAGAAACTCGCTGGTGGGGGCTACTTCAAGATCGCGAACCAATCGATCCGTCCGGCGCTCGCCAAGCTCGGGTACTCCGACACCGAGATCGCAAGCATCATCGACTATGTCGTCGGCACGATGACCCTCGAGACCTCTCCACACATCAACACGAGAACGCTCCTCGCCCGCGGGTTCTCCAAGACCGACATCGCGAAGATCGAAAAGACCCTGCCCGGCGTGTTCGAGCTCGGGTTCGCCTTCAACCAATGGACCCTCGGTGAAGACACGATGCACCGGCTCGGTTTCACGCCAGACGAGTACAACGGACTCGGGTTCAACATGCTCAAGGCGCTCGGCTTCACGCAAGACGAGATCAGCGAGGCGAACGACATCGTCTGTGGGAGGCAGACCATCGAGGGCGCGCCCGGGCTCAAGGACGAGCATCTCGTCATCTTCGACACCGCCAACCGGAACGGGAGACATGGCGAGCGGTTCATCCATCACAAGGGCCACATCCGGATGATGGCGGCGGCCCAACCGTTCATCACCGGTGCGATCTCCAAAACCATCAACATGCCGAACGAAGCCACCATCGACGACATCGAGGAGTCGTACGAGCTGTCGTGGAAGCTCGGCCTCAAGGCGATGGCTCTGTACCGGGACGGTTCGAAGGCCTCCCAGCCGCTGTCGGCAACCTCGGACGAGGGCACCGGTGACGACGAGCCACCGGAGATCTCCGACGCGATCGACCGTGAGGTCGACATCTTCGCTGGGTTGTTCCAACCGGGCATTTCACCCACCCAGGCGTATGACTCGGTGCCACGCCCGAGGTTCCTGCTCCCCGCCCGCAGATCGGGTTTCACGCAAGAGGCGAGAGTGGGCGGCCACAAAGTGTTCCTTCGGACCGGCGAGTACGAGGACGGCACGCTCGGGGAGGTTTTCGTCGATCTCGCCAAGGAGGGCGCGACGCTGCGGGGCATCCTCAGCTGTTTCGCGATCGCCGTCAGCAAGGGCCTCCAATACGGCGTGCCCCTCGAGGAGTATGTGGACACCTTCACCTTCCAGACCTTCGAGCCGCGGGGCATGGTGGAGGGCCACCCCAACATCAAGATGGCCAACTCGATCGTCGACTATGTCTTCCGCGCGTTGGGTGTCGAGTACCTCCACCGCGACGAACTCGCGCAGGTTCCACCGGATCGCTCCGGTGAGCTTCCGGAGCCGCCCTCGGGCATGGCGGTCGACGCCGGGTTCCAGCTCGACCTGACCGATGCCGCCATGGAGTCCGACATCGATGCACAGGTGCGGGCAGCGCGGTTCACCGATTCCGATCAGGTGCCCAGCACCTCCAACGGATCGCAGCTTGCTCGACAGCCAGCGACGACGACGGCCGATGCCGCGGCGATGGCGGCCGGTGCCGTCCAGACAGCCGGTGTCCAGGCACTGCTCGCCGACAAGATGGGAGACGCTCCGTTGTGCGACACCTGTGGCCACATCACGGTGCGGAACGGCTCGTGCTACCGGTGCCTCAACTGCGGCGATTCGAAGGGCTGTAGCTGA
- a CDS encoding EamA family transporter, whose protein sequence is MSSSIGDSRGYRGAVLALSAAVMFGIADVVAGGVFDMVSPGRVAQVRSVIAVVVLAPFAWRAGVLRPTRGLWKLAVLGANLAAVMFVFYLAIDLLGVGPAATIHFLGPTLVLVWFVVVRRTRVPPIVWSAAIVSVLGVGFVTEAWSLGPSDLPGVLVGLLAASAFASYLLVGEWVSGQFDPRHVSVWGFAFASVLWVVVLPVWAFPTDLPAAGWRDLLVIGVVGTAVPFLLEFGALRVLRSSIVGVIATAEPVVAAVGAQIILGQDLTTIQWIGVILVVLAVATVQLGIARGSRRETARPPGGP, encoded by the coding sequence GTGTCAAGCTCGATCGGCGACTCACGCGGGTACAGGGGAGCGGTGCTCGCGCTCTCGGCTGCCGTCATGTTCGGCATCGCCGATGTCGTCGCGGGGGGTGTGTTCGACATGGTGTCTCCCGGTCGGGTCGCCCAGGTTCGTTCTGTGATTGCGGTAGTGGTACTTGCCCCGTTCGCGTGGCGTGCCGGCGTGCTGCGGCCGACCCGGGGGCTCTGGAAACTCGCGGTGCTCGGGGCGAACCTCGCCGCGGTGATGTTCGTGTTCTACCTTGCGATCGATCTTCTCGGCGTTGGTCCCGCCGCAACGATCCACTTCCTCGGGCCAACGCTTGTCCTTGTCTGGTTCGTTGTTGTTCGACGAACGAGGGTCCCGCCAATTGTCTGGTCGGCCGCGATCGTGTCGGTGCTCGGAGTCGGGTTCGTCACCGAAGCATGGTCTCTCGGGCCGTCTGACCTGCCGGGGGTGCTCGTGGGTCTGCTCGCCGCCTCGGCGTTCGCAAGCTATCTCCTTGTCGGTGAGTGGGTCTCCGGTCAGTTCGATCCACGGCATGTCAGTGTGTGGGGGTTCGCGTTCGCGTCGGTGTTGTGGGTGGTTGTTCTACCGGTGTGGGCATTTCCAACTGATCTTCCCGCGGCTGGTTGGCGTGATCTCCTCGTGATCGGGGTCGTCGGGACCGCGGTTCCGTTCCTGCTGGAATTCGGAGCGTTGCGAGTGCTCCGTTCGAGCATCGTTGGGGTGATAGCGACCGCGGAACCGGTCGTCGCCGCCGTGGGGGCTCAGATCATTCTCGGCCAGGACCTCACCACGATCCAGTGGATCGGCGTGATCCTCGTGGTCTTGGCCGTTGCGACGGTTCAGTTGGGGATCGCAAGGGGCTCGAGACGCGAGACCGCACGCCCACCCGGAGGGCCTTGA
- a CDS encoding DUF389 domain-containing protein: MGDNDRTADALPGPEEITGELEPVAPPTPETPTEPDAAARSDTTKGLGKVLFTGLLGVVIVFAIALDPNNTLRLEEIVAILLILFGTIEAVSSVRNGDRLDRYIQPAVAIGAGVAIWIWPDETRRVVGLILGAVILLRGVIDTWSGLWRRNQRGTNMWVFVRGLILIAMSGLVLLIPSAAVPVAVIGGALLLIVRAVLGVWYVVSRRTDDLPIDPGDTYAIVAYILSSRDLPEEDVHRIDDIVFIRRIDPKQRITRFAVLMALATTIATFGIAVDSTAVVIGAMLIAPLMTPILGVSAGLINGRSRAAMDSSAVVAGGAIGAVALAWALSALIPNLAEVVENSQVVSRTAPSLLDLAIAVAAGIAGAYGVSKAETSDALPGVAVAIALVPPLAVIGITLHAEDLNQAAGASLLFLTNLFAIILMAGLVFLIVGYGSWSRLHYRRDRIRTSFALVVLGVILISIPLALTARKIFTASNDTRNASAAVSEWLSEEFPGDEVTPLRINAIEVNGDVVTVQLIGWVVPPPTDRLSEIVSDRVGRSMGAVVRWIEEQIDFTPESDPTEP; the protein is encoded by the coding sequence GTGGGAGACAACGACCGCACCGCCGATGCGCTGCCGGGCCCAGAGGAGATCACCGGTGAACTCGAACCCGTAGCGCCACCCACTCCCGAGACCCCAACCGAACCGGACGCCGCCGCACGGTCCGACACCACGAAAGGGCTCGGAAAGGTCCTTTTCACGGGGCTCCTCGGGGTCGTCATCGTCTTCGCCATCGCCCTCGATCCCAACAACACCTTGCGGTTGGAGGAGATCGTGGCGATCCTCCTGATCCTGTTCGGGACGATCGAGGCCGTCTCCAGCGTTCGCAATGGGGATCGGCTCGATCGATACATCCAACCCGCGGTGGCCATCGGTGCCGGCGTAGCGATCTGGATCTGGCCAGATGAAACGCGGCGAGTCGTCGGACTCATTCTCGGAGCCGTGATCCTGCTGCGCGGGGTCATCGACACTTGGTCGGGTCTGTGGCGTCGCAACCAGCGAGGCACCAACATGTGGGTTTTCGTTCGGGGCCTCATTCTGATCGCAATGAGCGGCCTCGTCCTGTTGATTCCGTCCGCCGCGGTCCCGGTCGCTGTCATTGGAGGGGCCCTTCTCCTCATCGTGCGCGCCGTCCTGGGTGTCTGGTATGTCGTGTCGAGACGGACCGACGACCTTCCGATCGACCCGGGGGACACCTACGCCATCGTCGCATACATCTTGTCGAGTCGAGACCTCCCGGAAGAGGATGTCCACCGCATCGACGACATCGTGTTCATTCGTCGGATCGACCCAAAGCAGCGCATCACCCGCTTCGCCGTCCTGATGGCGCTTGCGACGACCATCGCGACATTCGGTATCGCCGTGGACTCGACCGCGGTCGTCATCGGCGCCATGCTCATCGCGCCGTTGATGACCCCGATCCTCGGTGTTTCGGCGGGGTTGATCAACGGGCGCTCCCGTGCCGCCATGGACTCAAGTGCCGTCGTTGCCGGTGGCGCCATCGGTGCCGTCGCGCTCGCGTGGGCACTCAGTGCCCTCATCCCGAACCTCGCAGAGGTCGTCGAGAACAGCCAGGTCGTATCCCGAACCGCACCGAGCCTGCTCGACCTCGCCATCGCCGTCGCAGCAGGTATCGCAGGTGCCTACGGCGTCTCGAAAGCGGAGACCTCGGACGCGTTGCCAGGTGTCGCCGTGGCAATCGCCCTCGTACCGCCGCTAGCGGTCATCGGTATCACCCTCCACGCCGAGGACCTCAACCAGGCCGCTGGAGCATCCCTGCTGTTCCTGACCAACCTGTTCGCCATCATCCTGATGGCTGGTCTTGTGTTCCTGATCGTCGGTTACGGCTCTTGGAGCAGACTCCACTACCGCCGCGATCGTATTCGAACAAGCTTCGCCCTTGTCGTGCTCGGCGTCATCCTCATCTCGATCCCGCTTGCCCTCACCGCGCGGAAGATCTTCACGGCGTCGAATGACACAAGGAACGCTTCGGCGGCCGTCAGCGAATGGCTCTCAGAGGAGTTCCCCGGTGACGAGGTAACACCGCTTCGCATCAACGCAATCGAGGTGAACGGCGATGTCGTAACCGTTCAGTTGATCGGCTGGGTCGTGCCCCCGCCAACCGACCGCCTCTCGGAAATCGTCTCGGACAGGGTGGGGCGCTCGATGGGCGCCGTCGTGCGCTGGATCGAAGAACAGATCGACTTCACGCCCGAGTCGGACCCCACAGAACCATAG
- a CDS encoding LapA family protein encodes MTDRPDQEGAGRTAPPIGLIISGIIGLVLVIFIFSNNHTTEVNFLWLDTRMPMWAVILISGALGALLGWSIPALRRRSQRNK; translated from the coding sequence GTGACCGATCGGCCAGACCAGGAGGGCGCAGGGCGCACTGCTCCGCCGATCGGCCTCATCATCTCTGGGATCATCGGCCTCGTTCTCGTCATCTTCATCTTCTCGAACAACCACACCACCGAAGTCAACTTCCTGTGGCTCGACACCCGGATGCCGATGTGGGCGGTGATCCTCATCTCCGGCGCCCTCGGAGCACTCCTCGGCTGGTCGATCCCTGCCCTCCGACGCCGCTCCCAGCGCAACAAGTAG
- a CDS encoding AMP-binding protein, which produces MGNPADDAPVCWRPNAETSRRAQLTGLMTQVGVDTFENLHRWSVEEPDAFWQVAIDDLDIEFATSPAAIRGSSDVTNPEWFPGAELNIVSSCLDHDERATAVISVESGRMLRVTVGELRSLVGEFAAGFSAAGFEPGDRVAIAMPMNLHAVVAYLGIVAAGGVVVSIADSFAADEIRMRLGITDPVAIVTQDEAHRLGRTLPMYRKCVDAGGPPAIVVPTGASIDLRPDDCLWDDFVVRNAAFQSIAMAPGAHTNILFSSGTTGEPKAIPWTHTTPIKAAMDGRYHHDIHAGDVVAWPTNLGWMMGPWLIYAALLNRAALALYEDAPTTRGFVEFVEAAGVTMLGVVPSIVASWRSNGTLEPGDWTTVRVLSSTGEASSPDDYAWLMATAGGVPVIEYCGGTEIGGGYLAGTVLHDAVPSRFTTPALGLDLVILDDEGHPADVGEVFLVPPSIGLSTELLNRDHRREYYERVPTSDRVLRRHGDQIRRFPDGTMQALGRVDDTMNLGGIKVSSAELESAVGDLPGVEELAAIASPPPGGGPDRLVLFVVPAQDASIDLPRLTAQIQGSIRARLNPLFRVHDVVLIEVLPRTASHKIMRRTLREEYTK; this is translated from the coding sequence ATGGGCAATCCCGCCGACGACGCACCGGTCTGCTGGCGACCGAACGCGGAGACCTCCCGACGCGCCCAACTCACCGGGCTCATGACCCAAGTCGGTGTCGACACCTTCGAGAATCTCCACCGATGGTCCGTCGAGGAGCCCGATGCCTTCTGGCAGGTTGCAATCGACGACCTCGATATCGAATTCGCCACATCTCCTGCGGCGATCCGCGGGTCGAGTGATGTGACGAACCCTGAGTGGTTTCCCGGCGCCGAGCTCAACATTGTCTCATCGTGCCTCGACCACGATGAGCGGGCCACGGCCGTCATCAGCGTCGAATCGGGCCGGATGCTGCGTGTGACGGTCGGGGAGCTGAGATCGCTCGTCGGCGAATTCGCCGCAGGGTTCTCCGCTGCGGGGTTCGAGCCGGGTGACCGCGTCGCCATAGCGATGCCGATGAACTTGCATGCGGTTGTTGCGTACCTCGGCATCGTTGCGGCGGGTGGCGTGGTCGTGTCGATCGCGGATTCCTTCGCCGCCGACGAGATCCGGATGCGGCTCGGCATCACCGATCCCGTCGCCATCGTGACCCAGGACGAGGCGCACCGTCTCGGGCGAACACTCCCCATGTACCGCAAGTGCGTCGACGCCGGTGGACCACCGGCGATCGTCGTGCCGACCGGGGCGTCGATCGACCTCCGGCCCGACGATTGCTTGTGGGACGACTTCGTCGTACGGAACGCGGCGTTCCAGTCGATCGCAATGGCTCCCGGCGCTCATACGAACATCTTGTTCTCGTCGGGGACCACCGGTGAGCCGAAGGCCATTCCGTGGACACACACCACTCCGATCAAGGCAGCCATGGACGGCCGGTACCACCACGACATCCACGCCGGGGATGTCGTCGCATGGCCAACGAACCTCGGTTGGATGATGGGTCCGTGGCTCATCTATGCCGCCCTCTTGAATCGAGCGGCGCTTGCGCTGTACGAGGATGCGCCGACCACGCGGGGGTTCGTCGAGTTCGTCGAGGCCGCAGGCGTCACAATGCTCGGCGTTGTTCCATCCATCGTCGCGTCGTGGCGTTCCAATGGCACCCTGGAACCGGGTGACTGGACCACGGTCCGGGTGTTGTCGTCGACGGGGGAAGCGTCGAGTCCGGACGATTACGCATGGCTCATGGCAACGGCCGGAGGCGTGCCCGTGATCGAGTACTGCGGAGGCACCGAGATCGGAGGTGGTTACCTCGCGGGCACCGTGTTGCACGACGCGGTCCCGTCACGGTTCACGACACCAGCACTCGGGTTGGATCTCGTGATCCTCGACGACGAAGGCCACCCGGCCGATGTCGGCGAGGTCTTCCTCGTTCCCCCGTCGATCGGCCTGTCGACCGAGCTGTTGAACCGGGACCATCGTCGCGAGTACTACGAACGAGTCCCAACGAGCGACCGGGTTCTGCGACGGCACGGGGATCAGATCCGCCGGTTCCCGGACGGGACGATGCAAGCCCTCGGGCGGGTCGATGACACGATGAACCTCGGCGGAATCAAAGTGTCGTCAGCAGAATTGGAGTCAGCCGTCGGTGATCTCCCCGGCGTCGAGGAGCTTGCCGCGATCGCAAGCCCACCACCGGGTGGCGGACCGGACCGCCTTGTCCTGTTCGTGGTGCCGGCGCAGGATGCCAGCATCGATCTCCCCCGACTCACCGCACAAATCCAAGGATCGATCCGCGCCCGACTCAATCCCCTGTTTCGCGTGCACGATGTCGTCCTCATCGAAGTGCTGCCCCGGACCGCGAGCCACAAAATCATGCGCCGTACGCTGCGGGAGGAATACACCAAATGA
- a CDS encoding MFS transporter — MTEPVWRGSRFHIGYTIVVFVVLASLDNAAIALIPSMVPELEETFGVGTAAIGLLTATQIFVTAITAVGWGYLADSRTRKRLLLWGTLIWVVAMAGSGLTEAFGALFGLQAVAGIGLGSIASVGFSVIADFVAPKRRGLAMSFWGLSQGIGTLAGSLLASQAGAGDHTPPFLAISAAGLVFAALYLFSFEPPRGFREPELQHLHAQGGTYDHTISADQVRDVARIRTNRWLVLQGLTAQIAYGSLIWVPLLYQEKVIAQGYSAETGQRVGGLFAAMFTVGALFSILAGHIGDRWQRRNLGGRAYVSAIGILGAVPFFLIFFWIPLNGLDVTDGASTSTAIGEVVIELFTNPWVAAAFVSALVALALTSADSPNWFALISDVNLPEHRGTVFGVGNFVNGVGRGIGTGLTTATAETLQRSLPPPLDLALSLSLFQVFFLPTGWCYWKAAHSAPDDIAAVRATLRARG; from the coding sequence ATGACGGAACCGGTTTGGCGCGGTTCGCGATTCCACATCGGGTACACGATCGTGGTCTTCGTGGTTCTGGCGTCGCTCGACAATGCAGCGATCGCCCTCATCCCGTCGATGGTGCCAGAACTCGAGGAGACATTCGGGGTTGGGACCGCAGCGATCGGGTTGCTCACGGCGACACAGATCTTCGTCACCGCGATCACCGCGGTCGGTTGGGGATACCTCGCGGACTCTCGGACGCGCAAGCGGCTCCTCTTGTGGGGAACCCTGATCTGGGTCGTGGCGATGGCAGGCTCAGGGCTTACCGAGGCGTTCGGCGCGCTGTTCGGTCTTCAGGCCGTCGCTGGGATCGGACTCGGCTCGATCGCGTCGGTGGGATTCTCGGTGATCGCGGACTTCGTTGCCCCCAAGCGACGCGGGCTCGCCATGTCCTTCTGGGGCCTGTCCCAGGGCATCGGAACCCTCGCAGGCAGCCTGCTGGCGAGCCAGGCCGGTGCAGGGGACCACACGCCACCGTTCCTCGCGATCTCGGCCGCTGGCCTCGTGTTCGCCGCCCTGTACCTGTTCTCGTTCGAGCCACCCCGCGGCTTCCGTGAACCGGAACTCCAACACCTCCACGCACAGGGCGGGACCTACGACCACACGATCTCGGCAGATCAGGTTCGCGATGTCGCCCGCATCAGGACGAACCGATGGTTGGTCCTCCAGGGCCTCACGGCGCAGATCGCGTACGGGTCACTCATCTGGGTGCCCCTGCTGTACCAGGAGAAGGTCATCGCGCAGGGATACAGCGCGGAAACCGGCCAGCGCGTCGGGGGGCTGTTCGCGGCGATGTTCACCGTAGGGGCGTTGTTCTCGATCCTCGCGGGCCACATCGGTGACCGGTGGCAGCGTCGCAACCTCGGCGGGCGAGCCTATGTCTCGGCGATCGGGATCCTCGGAGCGGTCCCGTTCTTCCTCATCTTCTTCTGGATTCCGCTCAACGGGCTCGATGTCACCGACGGGGCTTCGACGAGCACAGCCATCGGTGAGGTGGTCATCGAGCTGTTCACGAATCCGTGGGTCGCCGCCGCCTTCGTTTCGGCCCTGGTCGCCCTTGCGCTCACCTCAGCCGACTCCCCCAACTGGTTCGCCCTCATCTCAGATGTGAACCTGCCCGAGCACCGCGGCACCGTGTTCGGTGTCGGGAACTTCGTCAACGGCGTTGGTCGCGGGATCGGCACCGGCCTGACGACGGCGACCGCCGAGACACTGCAACGCAGTCTCCCCCCTCCGCTCGACCTCGCCCTCAGCCTTTCGCTCTTCCAGGTCTTCTTCCTCCCGACCGGGTGGTGCTATTGGAAGGCTGCCCACAGCGCACCAGACGACATCGCTGCGGTGCGCGCAACCCTCCGAGCGCGCGGCTGA
- a CDS encoding peptidoglycan DD-metalloendopeptidase family protein, translating into MHQAPGLGRRQSIPGQSLRRKLVAAVLVAMAVFGLPAAASAQTKSDVDRAEAELRRAEARKTEAFARWETAKDALDVAIAEFTDINAQREDLTVRIDKLERQIRFHETEAAAAENRAQSLIIDTYTNGGNGGVETAFSLASIQDILISQILLDEATVRGLSDLDQLAAVNREVERLKINLSDQEAEALVLEAEAERKLGEVQVLYAEADAAYADASADVREAIDEVREEQRQFDIAEAKRKAEQAAAAHTAANGAAAGLPPDAIPGFVCPVQGGSTFINSWGYPRSGGTRTHKGTDMYSSTGYGHPLVAVQDGSIKKKVVNLGGIVVYLYDDAGYRYYYAHLQGYPDGLVDGQRVTKGQVIGYMGSSGNAGSPHLHFQLHPGGGAAVNPYPTVRAVC; encoded by the coding sequence ATGCACCAAGCACCCGGACTCGGGCGGAGGCAAAGCATTCCTGGGCAATCATTACGAAGAAAGCTCGTTGCCGCCGTCCTCGTCGCAATGGCCGTCTTCGGTCTCCCCGCCGCTGCTTCGGCTCAGACCAAGTCCGATGTCGATCGGGCCGAGGCGGAGCTCCGCAGGGCCGAAGCGCGCAAGACGGAGGCGTTCGCACGCTGGGAGACCGCCAAGGATGCACTCGATGTCGCGATCGCCGAGTTCACCGACATCAACGCCCAGCGCGAAGACCTCACGGTCCGCATCGACAAACTCGAACGCCAGATCCGATTCCATGAAACCGAGGCCGCGGCTGCCGAGAACCGGGCGCAATCCCTCATCATCGACACCTACACCAATGGTGGGAACGGAGGAGTCGAAACGGCGTTCTCGCTGGCGTCGATCCAAGACATTCTCATCTCGCAGATCCTCCTCGACGAGGCAACCGTTCGGGGACTTTCCGACCTCGATCAGCTCGCCGCGGTGAACCGCGAGGTCGAGCGTCTCAAGATCAACCTCTCCGACCAGGAAGCGGAGGCGCTCGTCCTCGAAGCCGAAGCCGAGAGGAAGCTTGGCGAGGTCCAGGTCTTGTATGCCGAAGCCGACGCCGCGTATGCCGACGCCAGCGCCGATGTTCGCGAAGCGATCGACGAAGTCCGTGAGGAACAGCGCCAGTTCGATATCGCCGAGGCCAAGCGCAAGGCCGAACAGGCAGCCGCGGCCCACACCGCAGCCAACGGTGCCGCTGCAGGGCTCCCACCCGATGCCATCCCGGGATTCGTCTGTCCCGTCCAGGGAGGATCCACCTTCATCAACTCATGGGGCTATCCGCGCTCGGGCGGGACCAGAACACACAAGGGCACCGACATGTACTCGTCGACGGGCTACGGCCATCCGCTCGTCGCGGTCCAGGACGGATCCATCAAAAAGAAGGTCGTCAACCTCGGGGGTATCGTCGTGTACCTCTACGACGACGCGGGGTACCGCTACTACTACGCCCACCTCCAGGGGTACCCCGACGGACTTGTCGACGGGCAGCGCGTCACCAAGGGCCAGGTCATCGGCTACATGGGATCCTCGGGGAATGCGGGCTCACCCCATCTGCATTTCCAGCTCCACCCCGGTGGCGGAGCTGCGGTGAATCCCTACCCGACCGTCCGAGCGGTGTGTTGA